The following proteins are co-located in the Xiphophorus hellerii strain 12219 chromosome 2, Xiphophorus_hellerii-4.1, whole genome shotgun sequence genome:
- the trabd gene encoding traB domain-containing protein isoform X1, whose product MYQNAPRLSVLTNRVLLCYTSKQQWDRRAGFFSFSPNMDKDNKSEDGSVGPTENASGDKPPCIAPGMADGETLEMLWQFRAQLRQDSPELPETVTRLTAPDGSILYLVGTAHFSEDSKNDVTTTIRAVQPDVVVVELCQYRVSMLRMDENTLLREAKDINLEKVQQAIKQNGLMSGLMQILLLKVSAHITEQLGMAPGGEFREAYIEAGRVPFCKFHLGDRPIPVTLKRTIAALSLWQKARLAWGLCFLSDPISKEDVEKCKQKDLLEQTMSEMIGEFPALHQTIVAERDIYLTHKLRQATHCVESPSNGQKVPAVVVGVVGMGHVPGIERNWDMELNVQEIMTVAPPSQLSWMLRTVVKGVLMGMLGYACYRVGGGLGRTLLTLPAVQSLIETLRLQQPDPAGPL is encoded by the exons ATGTACCAGAATGCACCGCGGCTGTCAGTATTAACCAACCGAGTGTTGCTCTGTTACACTAGCAAACAGCAGTGGGACAGACGCGCTGGCTTT TTTTCGTTTTCTCCAAACATGGACAAAGACAACAAATCAgag GATGGGTCAGTTGGTCCGACAGAGAATGCTTCAGGAGACAAGCCACCTTGTATAGCACCAGGAATGG CGGATGGTGAAACGTTGGAGATGCTGTGGCAGTTCCGAGCCCAGCTCCGCCAGGACTCCCCTGAGCTCCCAGAGACGGTGACCCGTCTCACTGCTCCTGACGGGAGCATCCTGTACTTGGTGGGCACTGCCCATTTCAGCGAGGACAGCAAAAATGATGTGACGACG ACAATCCGCGCTGTGCAGCCAGACGTGGTGGTGGTGGAGCTTTGCCAGTACAGGGTGTCAATGTTACGTATGGATGAGAACACGCTGCTGAGGGAAGCCAAAGACATCAACCTGGAGAAGGTTCAGCAAGCCATCAAGCAG AATGGGCTTATGTCCGGCCTGATGCAGATTCTCCTGCTCAAAGTTTCTGCTCACATCACTGAGCAACTGGGAATGGCACCTGGAGGAGAATTTCGAGAGGCTTATATTGAG GCGGGACGAGTTCCATTCTGTAAATTTCACCTTGGGGACAGGCCAATCCCAGTGACCTTAAAGAGGACCATAGCTGCTCTCAGTTTATGGCAGAAGGCCCGTCTGGCCTGGggtctttgctttttgtcagATCCAATCAG TAAAGAGGACGTAGAGAAGTGTAAACAGAAGGACCTGCTGGAGCAAACCATGTCTGAGATGATCGGCGAGTTTCCTGCTCTCCACCAAACCATTGTGGCTGAAAGGGATATCTACCTCACACACAAACTCCGCCAGGCAACACACTGTGTGGAGTCGCCATCCAATGGCCAGA AAGTGCctgctgtggttgttggagTTGTAGGAATGGGTCATGTCCCTGGCATTGAACGCAACTGGGATATGGAGCTCAACGTTCAAGAAATCATGAC TGTTGCACCACCCTCACAACTCAGCTGGATGCTACGCACTGTTGTGAAGGGCGTCTTGATGGGAATGCTGGGTTATGCCTGTTATCGAGTCGGAGGAGGTTTAGGTCGTACCCTGCTGACATTACCAGCTGTCCAGTCTTTGATTGAGACTCTTCGGCTCCAGCAGCCTGACCCCGCTGGACCTCTCTAA
- the trabd gene encoding traB domain-containing protein isoform X2 → MDKDNKSEDGSVGPTENASGDKPPCIAPGMADGETLEMLWQFRAQLRQDSPELPETVTRLTAPDGSILYLVGTAHFSEDSKNDVTTTIRAVQPDVVVVELCQYRVSMLRMDENTLLREAKDINLEKVQQAIKQNGLMSGLMQILLLKVSAHITEQLGMAPGGEFREAYIEAGRVPFCKFHLGDRPIPVTLKRTIAALSLWQKARLAWGLCFLSDPISKEDVEKCKQKDLLEQTMSEMIGEFPALHQTIVAERDIYLTHKLRQATHCVESPSNGQKVPAVVVGVVGMGHVPGIERNWDMELNVQEIMTVAPPSQLSWMLRTVVKGVLMGMLGYACYRVGGGLGRTLLTLPAVQSLIETLRLQQPDPAGPL, encoded by the exons ATGGACAAAGACAACAAATCAgag GATGGGTCAGTTGGTCCGACAGAGAATGCTTCAGGAGACAAGCCACCTTGTATAGCACCAGGAATGG CGGATGGTGAAACGTTGGAGATGCTGTGGCAGTTCCGAGCCCAGCTCCGCCAGGACTCCCCTGAGCTCCCAGAGACGGTGACCCGTCTCACTGCTCCTGACGGGAGCATCCTGTACTTGGTGGGCACTGCCCATTTCAGCGAGGACAGCAAAAATGATGTGACGACG ACAATCCGCGCTGTGCAGCCAGACGTGGTGGTGGTGGAGCTTTGCCAGTACAGGGTGTCAATGTTACGTATGGATGAGAACACGCTGCTGAGGGAAGCCAAAGACATCAACCTGGAGAAGGTTCAGCAAGCCATCAAGCAG AATGGGCTTATGTCCGGCCTGATGCAGATTCTCCTGCTCAAAGTTTCTGCTCACATCACTGAGCAACTGGGAATGGCACCTGGAGGAGAATTTCGAGAGGCTTATATTGAG GCGGGACGAGTTCCATTCTGTAAATTTCACCTTGGGGACAGGCCAATCCCAGTGACCTTAAAGAGGACCATAGCTGCTCTCAGTTTATGGCAGAAGGCCCGTCTGGCCTGGggtctttgctttttgtcagATCCAATCAG TAAAGAGGACGTAGAGAAGTGTAAACAGAAGGACCTGCTGGAGCAAACCATGTCTGAGATGATCGGCGAGTTTCCTGCTCTCCACCAAACCATTGTGGCTGAAAGGGATATCTACCTCACACACAAACTCCGCCAGGCAACACACTGTGTGGAGTCGCCATCCAATGGCCAGA AAGTGCctgctgtggttgttggagTTGTAGGAATGGGTCATGTCCCTGGCATTGAACGCAACTGGGATATGGAGCTCAACGTTCAAGAAATCATGAC TGTTGCACCACCCTCACAACTCAGCTGGATGCTACGCACTGTTGTGAAGGGCGTCTTGATGGGAATGCTGGGTTATGCCTGTTATCGAGTCGGAGGAGGTTTAGGTCGTACCCTGCTGACATTACCAGCTGTCCAGTCTTTGATTGAGACTCTTCGGCTCCAGCAGCCTGACCCCGCTGGACCTCTCTAA
- the selenoo1 gene encoding LOW QUALITY PROTEIN: selenoprotein O1 (The sequence of the model RefSeq protein was modified relative to this genomic sequence to represent the inferred CDS: deleted 2 bases in 2 codons; substituted 1 base at 1 genomic stop codon) — protein sequence MAYLGPRLGVSRIFLPRVTVFRVLCTVRMDEMGLAVGRSALERLDFDNVALKKLPLDPSDEPGVRLVKGACFSRVNPEPLSNPRFVAISGEALALLGLAGEEVMNDPLGPEYLSGSKIMPGSEPAAHCYCGHQFGQFAGQLGDGAACYLGEVTAPPGQNPELLRENPSGRWEIQVKGAGLTPYSRKADGRKVLRSSVREFLCSEAMFFLGIPTTRAGSVVTSDSKVIRDIYYSGNPCYEKCSVVLRIAPTFLRFGSFEIFKPADEFTGRQGPSYGREEIRGQMLDYVIEMFYPEIQRDHPDRLERNVAFFREVMSRTARLVAQWQCVGFCHGVLNTDNMSVLGLTLDYGPYGFMDRFDPDFICNASDNSGRYSYKAQPAICRWNLVKLAEALAPELHQIEQKAVTDEYLDHFNRFYLENMRKKLGLLRKEEPEDEILITELLRTMHDTGADFTNTFRNLAQISCPSEGETERDEEIIKKASELLLEQCASLEELKSANTPTMDPRELSMLLSMAQSNPALFEMISDRATIARQLDRMSKLKVLLETSQDELRARQAQEWTSWIALYRKRLARELEGQSDIQVVQEERARVMDGTNPRVVLRNYIAQNAIEAAESGDFSEVQRVLKVLEKPFSSQPGLELPTWVGSHRRTEQGERDEGEEPQQGTSSSSTDMSPVPYDSKPPAWARQICVTXSS from the exons ATGGCTTATTTAGGACCCCGGCTGGGAGTGTCGCGCATCTTCCTGCCCCGTGTGACAGTCTTCAGAGTCCTCTGCACAGTCAGGATGGACGAGATGGGTCTGGCCGTGGGTCGCTCCGCTTTGGAACGACTCGACTTTGATAACGTCGCCCTTAAGAAACTTCCCCTGGACCCGTCCGATGAGCCGGGGGTCCGACTGGTGAAAGGAGCGTGTTTCTCTCGAGTTAATCCTGAGCCGCTGAGCAACCCTCGGTTCGTGGCCATTTCGGGCGAAGCCCTAGCGTTGCTGGGGCTAGCCGGAGAAGAGGTCATGAACGACCCTCTCGGCCCGGAGTACCTGAGCGGGTCTAAAATT ATGCCTGGATCCGAGCCCGCGGCTCACTGCTACTGCGGTCACCAGTTCGGCCAGTTTGCTGGGCAGCTGGGGGACGGGGCCGCCTGTTACCTTGGAGAGGTGACGGCTCCACCGGGACAAAATCCAGAGTTGCTCCGGGAAAATCCGAGCGGGCGGTGGGAGATTCAGGTGAAAGGAGCGGGACTGACCCCATATTCCAG GAAAGCTGATGGCCGAAAAGTCCTGCGATCCAGTGTAAGAGAATTCCTTTGCAGTGAGGCGATGTTCTTCCTCGGTATCCCCACCACCAGAGCAGGCTCCGTGGTCACCTCTGACAGCAAGGTTATAAGGGACATCTACTACAGCGGGAATCCCTGTTACGAGAAATGCTCAGTGGTCCTCCGCATCGCTCCCACCTTCCTCAG GTTCGGTTCCTTTGAGATCTTCAAACCGGCTGACGAGTTCACGGGGCGTCAGGGTCCCAGTTACGGACGGGAAGAGATCCGAGGTCAGATGTTGGATTATGTCATTGAAATGTTTTACCCTGAAATCCAGCGGGATCATCCAGACCGGCTGGAGAGAAACGTGGCTTTCTTTAGAGAG GTGATGTCCCGTACAGCTCGACTCGTGGCTCAGTGGCAGTGTGTTGGATTCTGTCACGGAGTTCTGAACACCGACAATATGAGTGTTTTGGGACTCACTCTGGACTACGGTCCGTATGGCTTCATGGACAG GTTTGATCCAGATTTCATTTGCAATGCGTCGGACAACTCTGGGCGATATTCGTACAAGGCCCAGCCGGCCATCTGCAGGTGGAACCTGGTGAAGCTGGCAGAGGCTCTGGCTCCAGAGTTG CACCAGATCGAGCAAAAGGCTGTGACAGATGAATACCTGGATCACTTCAACCGCTTCTACCTGGAGAACATGAGGAAGAAACTGGGTTTGCTGAGAAAGGAGGAACCCGAGGACGAGATCCTGATCACTGAGCTGCTGCGTACAATGCACGACACAG GCGCTGACTTCACGAACACCTTCCGTAACTTAGCTCAGATTTCCTGTCCATCAGAGGGAGAAACGGAGCGAGACGAGGAGATCATTAAGAAAGCCTCAGAACTCCTCCTGGAGCAGTGTGCTTCTTTAGAGGAGCTAAAGTCAGCCAACACACCCACAATGGATCCACG TGAATTGTCAATGCTGCTCTCCATGGCTCAGAGCAACCCCGCTCTGTTTGAGATGATCTCAGACAGGGCGACCATCGCGAGACAGTTGGACAGAATGAGCAAACTGAAGGTCCTGCTGGAGACGAGTCAGGACGAGCTGAGAGCCAGGCAGGCTCAGGAGTGGACCTCCTGGATCGCCCTCTACAG GAAACGTCTGGCCCGCGAGCTGGAGGGTCAGAGCGACATTCAGGTCGTGCAGGAGGAGAGGGCGAGAGTGATGGACGGCACCAACCCTCGCGTAGTGCTCAGAAACTACATTGCCCAGAATGCAATCGAGGCTGCTGAGAGTGGGGACTTCTCTGAG GTCCAACGGGTCCTCAAGGTTCTGGAGAAACCGTTTTCTTCTCAGCCAGGGCTGGAGCTTCCTACTTGGGTGGGTTCACACAGGAGGACTGAACAGGGGGAGAGGGATGAAGGAGAGGAGCCACAGCAGGGAACCTCCTCATCATCAACAGACATGAGCCCTGTGCCGTATGACAGCAAGCCCCCAGCATGGGCACGCCAAATCTGCGTCACCTGATCTTCTTAA
- the mapk12a gene encoding mitogen-activated protein kinase 12: MAKRVRPGFYRQEINKSVWEVPDRYRDLIQVGTGAYGTVCSALDSRTGTRVAIKKLYRPFQSEVFAKRAFRELKLLKHMKHENVIGLLDVFTADLSLDRFKDFCLVMPFMGTDLGKLMKKTRLSEEKIQCLVYQTLKGLKYIHSAGIIHRDLKPGNLVVNQDCELKILDFGLARQADTEMTGYVVTRWYRAPEVILNWMHYTQTVDIWSVGCIMAEMLQGKPLFKGSDHLDQLNQIMKVTGTPSQEFISKLDSEDAKSYLKSLQKIEKKDLKTLFPPASSQALAVLERMLLLDPEERVTAVESLSLPYFAVFREPAEETEAQPYDNSHEDKELTLDQWKRCAFTEILSFQRTMLDAKETPL; encoded by the exons ATGGCAAAGCGGGTCAGACCTGGCTTTTACcgacaagaaataaacaaaagcgTCTGGGAAGTACCGGACCGGTACCGCGATCTGATTCAGGTGGGGACCGGAGCGTACGGAACTGTGTG CTCAGCGCTGGACTCCAGGACGGGAACCAGAGTGGCCATCAAGAAGCTCTACAGACCCTTCCAGTCTGAGGTGTTCGCCAAGCGGGCCTTCAGGGAGCTGAAGCTGCTCAAACACATGAAACACGAAAAT GTGATTGGCCTTCTAGATGTATTTACTGCAGACCTTTCTTTGGACCGATTCAAAGACTT CTGTCTGGTGATGCCGTTCATGGGAACTGATCTGGGGAAGCTGATGAAGAAGACCAGACTATCAGAAGAAAAAATCCAATGTTTGGTTTATCAGACACTGAAAGGACTCAAG taTATCCATTCTGCTGGTATAATTCACAGG GATCTCAAACCAGGAAATCTTGTCGTCAACCAAGACTGCGAGCTCAAG ATCTTGGACTTTGGCTTAGCTCGGCAGGCGGACACTGAGATGACAGGCTATGTGGTGACCCGATGGTACAGAGCCCCGGAGGTCATCCTCAACTGGATGCACTACACACAGACAG TGGATATTTGGTCTGTGGGCTGCATCATGGCAGAGATGCTGCAAGGAAAACCCCTTTTTAAAGGCAGTGACc ATCTAGACCAGCTGAATCAGATCATGAAGGTCACAGGAACGCCGAGTCAAGAATTCATATCAAAACTAGATTCCGAGGAT GCTAAAAGTTACCTCAAAAGTCTCCAAAAAATAGAGAAGAAAGATCTTAAGACATTGTTTCCACCAGCTAGTTCCCAAG ccCTGGCGGTGCTGGAGCGCATGCTTCTGCTAGATCCTGAGGAAAGAGTGACAGCTGTGGAGTCTCTGTCATTGCCTTACTTTGCTGTATTTCGAGAACCGGCAGAGGAGACTGAGGCTCAACCGTACGACAACTCGCATGAAGACAAGGAGTTGACTTTGGACCAGTGGAAAC GTTGTGCCTTCACAGAAATCTTGAGCTTCCAGCGTACGATGTTGGATGCAAAGGAAACGCCACTTTAA